A genomic window from Prunus persica cultivar Lovell chromosome G2, Prunus_persica_NCBIv2, whole genome shotgun sequence includes:
- the LOC109947246 gene encoding uncharacterized protein K02A2.6-like, which yields MPLGSLHTTLPDSRSQVDLNSHVDQLTQRVDDQNNLISMLLKQINLNQGPNLGPCDEEKRMHKHVNEQFERSQNKGLIGLDLPHNNALVICIQIEQAVIERVHVNESSAANILQLSVIQHMGLEPKISKLARSLTDFNGAMSITVGTIDLDIYLPVVVCLQTFMVIDKVSPYNGILGQPWINKIEAITSALHQKIRYPIPGGGIGHINSDQAKAMRCTAQGLKKSKHLQFTPVMQAANELHVDPTNKPMVQKRRNFAPERVAIIEAEIDKLLAVGFIEEVSHSEWLANVVLVTKQEMGKWKVCINYTDLNKACPKDNFPLPRIDQLVDSTSCNQLLSFMDAYSGYNQILMHDDNKAKTSFIIERGT from the exons ATGCCGTTGGGGTCGTTGCACACCACTCTTCCCGACTCGCGCAGTCAGGTGGACCTTAACTCACATGTTGATCAACTCACACAGAGGGTTGATGATCAAAACAACTTGATTAGCATGCTACTCAAGCAGATCAACTTGAATCAAGGCCCTAACCTTGGACCTTGTGACGAGGAGAAGAGGATGCACAAGCATGTCAACGAGCAGTTCGAGAGGTCCCAG AATAAGGGCTTGATTGGGCTTGATCTACCACATAATAATGCCCTAGTCATCTGCATCCAAATTGAACAAGCTGTGATCGAGCGAGTTCACGTGAACGAGAGCAGCGCAGCCAACATCCTGCAACTATCTGTTATCCAACATATGGGATTGGAGCCTAAGATCAGTAAACTTGCTAGATCGCTCACCGACTTCAATGGGGCCATGTCGATCACTGTTGGAACGATTGACCTTGACATCTACTTACCCGTAGTGGTCTGCTTGCAAACCTTCATGGTCATCGACAAGGTCTCCCCCTACAATGGAATCTTGGGCCAACCGTGGATCAATAAGATCGAAGCCATCACATCTGCTCTACACCAGAAGATCCGCTACCCCATCCCTGGGGGCGGGATCGGGCATATCAACAGTGACCAAGCCAAGGCAATGAGATGCACAGCCCAAGGGCTCAAGAAGAGTAAGCACTTGCAGTTCACACCAGTCATGCAAGCTGCCAATGAG CTCCATGTTGACCCCACCAACAAGCCTATGGTGCAGAAGAGACGCAACTTCGCTCCTGAGCGGGTCGCGATCATTGAAGCCGAGATCGACAAGCTTCTAGCTGTCGGTTTCATTGAAGAGGTCTCCCACTCAGAATGGCTGGCCAACGTTGTCCTGGTGACGAAACAAGAAATGGGCAAATGGAAAGTTTGCATCAATTACACCGACCTCAACAaagcatgccctaaagacaatTTTCCATTGCCGAGAATCGACCAGCTCGTGGATTCAACTTCCTGCAATcagctgctcagcttcatggatgccTACTCCGGTTATAATCAAATCCTAATGCACGACGATAACAAGGCGAAaacctctttcatcatcgagagaGGGACTTAA